From the Hordeum vulgare subsp. vulgare chromosome 1H, MorexV3_pseudomolecules_assembly, whole genome shotgun sequence genome, the window CCATAGATCTAGACCAAGCTACGGCATATGCCCTCCTAGAATATTTAAAATAGTTGCTTGCAACAAATTTCAAACTTATAGCAGTCTAGCCTCCTTTTTTACACCTAAAGTGCAAAATCAATTCTATGGGACAACATGCCTAAACACACAAGGCCGCTAAAATACTTGAGGATGTACCGCTATGGTGCAGCCCCAACAACTTGCTTGAAACCAAGTGGATCTTCAACCCCTATTGGCGCAACATGATCAATGTTCACAATACTGATAACTGGTACCATATTGTTTGGGTGTCGAGTAGGGATAAATAGGCAAATTTTCCAATTAATTGGCCGATAAATTAGTTAATCGGTTATCCGGTCACCTTGCACAGCTGCTTCCGGTATAGGAGCTACAATAATTGATGGGCATGAGCTAGTCTGACGTAGATATCTGATGACAtaaattaaaaatatattaaaaaatattcatcaaatattgtgTACATCCAGTCCTCATCTATGTAACCTAACACAATAACAACCCCCCTTCTCACGCATCCTCAGCAACGAACAAAACAGGAAACGATTTCGCTATAATCTCTCTCAGCCCATTCTTTCCTCCTGCAATGCAATGACAATGCAAGCAAAATGCCAAATGGTTACGGGCTTACAGCTCCCAGCCGTGTAAACTTTACAAGTAAATATTTGCAAGGGCTCGGTACAAACCGATACCAATCGAAACAGAACAAGCGCGTCTCCCAGCAAGCAAATCACTGAGAAACTGGGTCTAAGCTCTGATGAGCACATAAGTCCAGGTTCGCAAGAGTGGATACCAAAGAATACAAATAATGTTCAGAAAAATACAGCAAATAGTATTCGTCATTCCCTGTGGTTACAGTATTTCAAGACCGGTTCACACACACGAGTTCCCAAAGCAAACAGGCGATGCTCGCACTTGAGCGGAGAATTGTTTTACCCATCAAGCAATAGTGAATTCAGATCCATAGAGAGTCTACTACGCACACAACCTACACAAGGCCATTCAGTTCAAAATGGTTTTCAGGCTTTCAACACCGCCTTGTGGATCATCGTCTCCTTGTGTATTTGGTGGCAGCTCTTCTCCACCAGGTCCATGAGCTTCTCCAGGTTCGATGCCCATGAGTTGAGCACCCCATTGCTGTCCTGGGCTGTCCGGAAGGACACGATCCCCATTGGTCTGTTGATCTTTGCAATCAGGGCCTCTGAGTTCACCATGTCTGAGATATGATTCTCTGCCTCCTGTACAAGGACAATTTGGAACAAGTTATTAGATACTGCATACACCATATATACCTTAACTGAGGATTAATGAAAACAAGATGCAGTTCTGCTATCTTAAGGTAGGTAATGCGGACCTGCAAGCTCAGGCAAAGAAGATCCGCCAGCCTCTTCAAAGAAATCCTCGAATAGTAATTCGAAACAACCAAGATTTTCTGGACAGACCATGAACCCGACAATCAATTGACAAGCAACAAGAAAGGACAACTAAATAAGCATATAGTGAAAGCCAAGAAAGCAATACATGTTCAATGATCCTCAGCTTCAAATCCTCCGCAGCTTTTGTGCCTAAAGCTCCTCCAAGGAGATTCTTCTCGTTCTCATATTCATCCTTGAAGAATTCCCACAATTTTGTCCACTGGATCACCTCCATGGTAACAACTTGCTTCAGTAGTAATCTGTTTCCACACAAACATAAGTGAGAATTAAGTAAAGTCCATCTCGCGATAAAGCAAAAAAATTTAACCTAAAAGGCACGCAATGGTACCTGATATTTGGGACCTCAGACAGATTTTTATCCTCACACGAGCCCATCCAAAACAGAGGAATGCCCAGCCGAATCGGCACAAAGCCAAATATCATCACTTACCTTCCAGCCGGGTGGTAGAGCGAGGTTTGATCCTGCGACGGTGCATGCGAGGACCCCAGACCGAAgctaggagaaggaggacgacagCTGCTGGGTGAACATGGACACCATCCGCACGGCGCATGGTCGGGCCTGAGGAGGTGGCAGAGGATCACGGGGAGGACCTTGGCGGCGTAGCGAGAtgacgccgcggaggaggaggtagACCTTGATGGTGGGGAACTGAGATGATTCCTCTTAGGGAAAGGCAGACCTTGGTGGCTGTGGACCTCGGCACGATCTGCTGTCCCGGGTCGGTGGCGGACCTCCGCACGATCTACTATGTAGCGCGCTACCCATGGAAACGTAGCCGTGATGTGGAGAGGAGCAGTCGGAGGAGACCTCGGGGAGGGGATCGTGATCCCCATGTTGAAGAGGAATAGGGATggcggggagggggcggcggcatgTCCAGGTTCGCGATTGGCGCGCGAGAGAATGAAAGGTCGATGAGGGCAACCATCCGCGTCGACTCACCTCTCCTCTCTCACGGTGATGGATCGGTCGGCCTCTTCCCCTAGCTCTGGTGGACGTGATTGAGTTAACTAATTGGGCCGAAAATAGGCCCGGGTAACCAGAGGGCTTCGATTTTTCCTCCAGAGTAGCAGTCCTTTAGGACAGTCGGCCCACGAATCCATCTGACGGCTGAAATCGTTTAAATCACGTGAATGGACGGTCAGGAATgcccaagtcgtgagagggctgGGATTTggctcagttttactgtcctaaattcTCTCTCGATTTTGCCCATTCCATCACTGGCATTGTCGTCGAACTCCTCCCCACCATCCACTTTGTTGCCCCGGCCGCTACCACCATAGGGAAATGGTTCAATCCAAGATCACTTTtgtgtcactagtagaaaatggctcaTTTGTCCcgtttccagaggcccattagccctggttttggaaccgggactaaaggatcgggactaaagcccataacctttagtcccaattcccttactaaccgggaccgaagggtctccacgtggcctctgcgggtagcctgggcaggaggttctttagtcccagttggtcacaccaaccgggacaacatggcatccatgcatcagcatctggccggagctgggttttttggtttttttgaatgggggtggGTGGGTTTGGAGGGGTTTTGgagcgttaatttagtggtttcagattgtgttagctagctaatagagagaattgtcctctctttctccatgcttggtcgaacaacaagttttcatatatctatccgatgcaattacatatatacaatataacatattttacaattaatccaaaacatcatctaattaagatcaaATGACAAATCCACATGGAATTCTCTGCCTTTAGGTATGATgtggtcaacaaagaatcccgtcaattcctcttgaattgctcgtatgcgatcatatgctAGGACTTCATCCCGCATCtgcgagatctaatttaaagaagggggtcaatacatgcatatatatgaataaaactgaacacaattgtgaatattatttacgtacttgaaattgtttctcacagaagacccactcagaggtcgagtggcgaatgaactcgcatacgtagtatacacataaaacaatgcatactttctggtacatacactttacaGAACATAGTTCAATTAAACTGATAAGCaaacatggtaatgatatattgatgaaaatttgaatcaattagagatg encodes:
- the LOC123395065 gene encoding 26S proteasome non-ATPase regulatory subunit 12 homolog A-like; this encodes MIFGFVPIRLGIPLFWMGSCEDKNLSEVPNIRLLLKQVVTMEVIQWTKLWEFFKDEYENEKNLLGGALGTKAAEDLKLRIIEHKILVVSNYYSRISLKRLADLLCLSLQEAENHISDMVNSEALIAKINRPMGIVSFRTAQDSNGVLNSWASNLEKLMDLVEKSCHQIHKETMIHKAVLKA